The genomic window GCTCAGAAAGCATATGGCATCGAAAATCGGCTTAAGGAGCCGCCCGCCTTGTCAATTGGACGCCATGGCCCTATGGTGGACGCACAGGCAACTTCTATTGTGAGGGTCAATGTGCTTGGTCTGGAGAGTTGCCACAGTTGTATTATTGACGTTATGGCAGTGGCACATCAACAGAAAACTTTGGGCACATTTTGATTCAATTGAGATGGTGGCAGAAGCATGATCAATCATCGTTCATTGCTTGAgtgaaaaatactccctccgtccgcgaataagtgtacatctaccTTTTGTCCTATGTCAAAGTTTTcaaattttgaccaactttatagaaaagagtagtatatgacatcaaattggtatattatgaaagtacatttcaaaacggatctagtgatactaatttagtgccataaatgctgctgcttttccctataaagttggtcaaaaatTTAAAACTCTGACTTAGgacaaaagctagaagtacacttattcatggacggagggagtaggttgcaAGATAAATGCAGTACCTACAACTATCCAACAATTACATTTTAATTCACAATTTCAGCAATCAGATAAGGAGGTGCACATGTTATCCTACTTGTGAGGCATATGTAGATCTCACGCCCAACAGGGTGATCTCTTCACATAGCCAAAAATGAATTTAGGTAGGGAAAATTctcaccaagaccaagaccacggtaGGGCGCCAATACACCCAGAGTCATGATATAAACACGGAcgacccctccttccttcttctccaggCGACAAGCGATTGCTCCAACACATATATCACTATAGTAAGCTACAAACACAGAAAGGAAAAATGAACAGTCAGACAATAGCACCAGCAGCAACATGTTTTCTCATAGATGAAATCAGCCAAACCCAGCAGACGAATCAATATAACAGTGTATCCGGGAAACATCCCCAGCACAATAACCTACCCACGCCCTCCAAGATCTTCTATGGTCAAAgaaattatttttgcagatcaAATCCACATTCGCATTTGCACGTCCCCATTCCAAAATCTAAATTCCTAATGGCGGTTTCTTCCCCAATCTGGTAGCAAGTTGTAAATTGTTTTCTGCCTTCTGTCTGCAGATCCGAGAACTGAGATAGATACAACCCCAATCCCAATCCCAATCCCAATACAATGGAAGACCGGGTGAGGTATGGAACCGGTCCCGGCGGCGCGAGGTAAGGATTAGAACAAGATTGGAAAAGACTGATGGGAGCGCGCTCACCGAGCTTGGAGAAGTCCTTGGAGGCGATGGCGTCCTGGTAGTATTTGTCGTTGTAGCGGACGGGGAAGAGCGCCATGTTGAGCTTCTTGAGCTGCATCACGTTCTTGTCCCGCAGGCCGTCCAGGGACGTCCGGGCGACGCCGCTGCTCTTCTCCTTGCTCCCAGCTGCCTCTCCTTCCCCAGCGCCCATCCTCCAAGCCCTATTGCCCTCGCCCTCGCTCTCTTCGTCGCCTCTCTCGAGACTCGAAAGTTTGCGTGCGATGCGACCACGGCGGCGGGTGCGACTCGCGACCAAAACCCTTCCGCTCTTTAGCTGTTTTCGCTACTTCTTCCCGTTCTCGCTGACCCGTCGGGCCTACGGCGTTCTCACCGACCGCGGGTGGGTGGTGGGCTAGAACTAGAAGCCAGGCCTTTCGCTTGCGTGCTCTTGCAAGTTGGTATATCCGACGCTGACTCGCAAACTGAACACATTGGGCGTGTTTGGTTCCCGTCAGCTACAGTACCTGCATTCCATACACTTCTTCATTCAGTCTGGCTTTCGAAAAACAGCCTCATATGCGACATCTGCAACTTGTTTGGTTGTCTGCATATGGATTGCCTGCATCAGTGGATCAACTTTGACATGTTGTTTGGTTGTCTACATTGTCTCGGCGCATACAACTACACGCTGTTTGGTTGCTTGCATggggtatgattaagagctagcacttgcacttagcacacagggttaagagctagcagaggaAGGGGGAGAAGAAATGCAGGTGCGCCCGACCATGACGACTGCGGTGGATAGTGGACGTGGTGTCGtgtccgacatgacgagcatggagtcgtggacgagcgaccccatcggcggcacggcgagcgacaccgtcggcgaactagttgcggtgctcgcgcaaagacagtCGACAAAGGAGGAGAATGCAGTGCCCGCGCCATGGTATCGTCAGTGCAGTGGACGAGAGAGGAGGTCGGGATGATCGACACCGGAAATGACTCGAGTGtagtagggcgagagagaggaggccaagatgatcgaccCCTTCGGTGGCGCGGC from Triticum aestivum cultivar Chinese Spring chromosome 3B, IWGSC CS RefSeq v2.1, whole genome shotgun sequence includes these protein-coding regions:
- the LOC123070096 gene encoding N-alpha-acetyltransferase 50; the protein is MGAGEGEAAGSKEKSSGVARTSLDGLRDKNVMQLKKLNMALFPVRYNDKYYQDAIASKDFSKLAYYSDICVGAIACRLEKKEGGVVRVYIMTLGVLAPYRGLGLGTKLLNHVFDLCAKQNISEIYLHVQTNNDDAIAFYKKFGFEITETIHNYYTNITPPDCYVLTKFIGQVATKK